In Weissella tructae, the DNA window AACTTGCCTGGAAAGTTGGCCGACAACACATCAAAGAATCCTGAAATTTCAGAATTGTTTATTGTCGAGGGAGACTCTGCCGGTGGATCAGCTAAGCAAGGTCGTGAGCGTTTGACGCAAGCTATTTTGCCAATTCGTGGAAAGATTTTGAACGTTGAAAAGGCTAGCTTGGAAAAGATTCTAGGTAACGAAGAAATTCGTTCATTGTTTACAGCAATGGGAACTGGTTTCGGAGCTGAATTTGATGTTGAAAAGGCCAAGTACCACAAGTTGATTATTATGACCGATGCCGACGTCGACGGTGCTCACATTCGTACATTGTTGATGACATTGGTTTACCGTTACATGCGTCCGTTGATTGACAAGGGATACTTCTACATTGCACAACCACCGCTTTACCAAGTGCGCCAAGGTAAGTTTGTAAAGTATTTGGATTCTGACGAAGAATTGAATGAACTATTACCAACATTGCCAGCAACGCCAAAGCCTGTTATTCAACGTTATAAGGGACTTGGTGAAATGGATGCGGAACAACTATGGGAAACAACCATGGATCCAGAAGCACGTCATTTGCTACGTGTTCAAATGGATGATGCCGTAGAAGCCGATCGTATCTTTACCATGTTGATGGGAGATAAGGTTGAACCACGTCGTGAATTTATCGAAGATAATGCAGAATATGCGGAACTTGATATCTAATCAAGATGATCGGGATTAAAACCAAGTAGAGAGGGAGAAAAATGACTGAAAACGAACAAAATATCAGTCGCACAGTTAACGCCAATATTGGCGAACAAATGAAGTCATCATTTTTGGACTATGCGATGTCAGTTATTGTGGCGCGTGCGTTGCCAGATGTCCGTGACGGAATGAAGCCTGTTCATCGTCGTATTATGTACGGTATGAATGAATTGGGAGTTATGCCGGATAAGCCATACAAGAAATCTGCCCGTATTGTTGGGGACGTCATGGGTAAGTATCACCCCCATGGTGATTCAGCGATTTACGAATCAATGGTTCGTATGGCACAAGACTTTAGTTACCGCTACATGCTTGTAGATGGTCATGGAAACTTTGGATCAATTGACGGTGACTCAGCTGCCGCCATGCGTTATACCGAAGCCCGTTTGAGCAAGATTGCGACAGAAATGTTGCGTGATATTAACAAGAACACGGTTAACTTTGTAGATAACTATGATGGAACTGATCGTGAACCTGCTGTCTTGCCTGCTCGTTTCCCTAACTTGTTGGTTAACGGAGCGAACGGAATTGCGGTTGGAATGGCAACAAACATTCCACCACATAATCTAGGTGAAATTATCTCAGCAATTCATTTGTTGATGGAAAACCCTGACGTAACAACAGCTGAATTGATGGAAGCTGTTCCGGGACCTGATTTCCCTACGGGTGGAATTGCCCTAGGTAAGTCTGGAATTCGTAAGGCCTATGAAACTGGAAAGGGAACTGTTACAGTTCGCTCAAAGGTTGAAATTGAAACTGAAAAGTCAGGTAAAGAACGTATCATCGTGACTGAATTACCATACATGGTTAACAAGGCACGTTTGATTGAACGTATTGCTGAATTGGCACGTGATAAGCGAATCGAAGGAATTACATCAATCAACGATGAATCCGACCGTGAAGGATACCGAATTGCGATTGATATTCGTCGTGATGTATCTGCATCTGTGGTTTTGAACAATTTGTACAAGAACACATTGATGCAAACAAACTTCAGCTTTAACATGTTGGCTGTTCAAGATGGTCGTCCAAAGTTGTTGAGCTTGAAGGACATGCTTAAGGCATACTTGAAGCACCAACAAGAAGTGATTCGTCGTCGTACTGAATTCGAATTGAAGAAGGCAGAAGCACGTGCGCACATCTTAGAAGGTTTGCGTATTGCTTTGGATCATATTGATGCCATCATCAAGATTATCCGTTCTTCAACAACTGCAGAAATTGCGAAGACACAATTGATTAGTGATTACGCATTGTCAGATAAGCAAGCGCAAGCCATTTTGGACATGCGTTTGGTTCGTTTGACTGGACTAGAACGTGACAAGATTGAAAAGGAATACCAAGAATTGATGGCTGAAATTGCTGAATTCAAGGACATCTTGTCAAAGCCAGAACGTATTGACCAAATCATCTACACTGAATTACTTGAAATTCAAGAAAAGCATGGTGATGATCGTCGTACCGAACTACAAATCGGTGATGTGACGTCAATCGAAGATGAAGATTTGATTGAAGAAGAAGACGTTATCGTGTCATTGACGCGTGGTGGTTACATCAAGCGTATGGCACAAAGCGAATTCCGTGCGCAAAACCGTGGTGGTCGTGGTGTTCAAGGTATGGGTGTCAATGATGATGACTTTATTGACCAAATTGCCGGAACTTCAACTCACGATACTTTGTTGTTCTTTACCAATGCAGGTAAGGTCTACAAGTTGAAGGGATACGAAATTCCAGAATATGGCCGCACTGCGAAGGGAATCCCAGTTATTAATCTGTTAGGAATTGAATCAGGTGAGACGATTCAAACAATGATTAGTGTTAATGACGATCCTGAAAACAGTGATGACTACTTGTTCTTTACAACACGTGATGGTGTTGTGAAGCGTACAGCCATTAGTGAATTCGGTAATATTCGTGCCCACGGATTGCGCGCCATTAACTTGCGTGAAAATGATGAACTTATCAAGGTTATGAAGACTGTTGATAGTGACAACATCTTGATCGCAACACAAGGTGGATACGCGGTGTCATTTAAGATGGACACAATTCGTGCAATGGGTCGTACTGCTGCTGGGGTGCGTGGAATTAACTTACGTGAAAATGACATGGTTATCGGTGCAGAAGTACTGGTTGATGATGCCCACGTATTAGTGATTACGCAAAACGGTTACGGTAAGAAGACCGCTGTTAGCGAATACCCAATCAAGGGACGTGGTGGTAAGGGAATCAAGACTGCCCAAATCACTGAAAAGAATGGACCATTGGCCGGTGTGGCTGTTGTTCAAGGTGGCGAAGACGTCGTCCTAACAACTAACATGGGTGTTATGATTCGATTTAACGTCGCAACTGTTTCAGAAACAGGACGTGCCACACAAGGTGTACGTTTGATTCGTTTGGATGAAGAAGCAACTGTTGCAACATTTACAACAGTTGAGCCAGAACCAGAAGAAGACACAACTGTGACTGACGATAGTATGACTGAACAAGTTGAAGCGCTTGTTGATCGTGCTATGAGTGAAGAAGCAGATACAACTGAAGCATAAATAAAAAGCAGCCCAGTGGAAACTGAGCTGCTTTTTTGTGGATTAATAGCGTAATTTAGAAAGAAAAGCTAGCTAATCTAGGGTAAATTTAACCTCAGTGACGTATAATGGTAACCATTGTAATAAAAACCAATTTTTGAAAGAATGTATAAGGTACCCTTATGAAACACTATAGTCGGTTTGACTGGCTCAAAACTCGAATTGGCTTTGTCTTGTTGTTGGTTATGCTGACGTGGGCAAAGACCCAAATGGCAAACGTTTTAGATTTTAAATTGTATGCCGATGCAACATTCGTCCAATATTTGACGCTGTTGTTAAATCCAATTCCGATTGCGATGTTACTTATTGGCGCTAGCCTGTATTTTAAATCCGCAAAAATTTTCTATCCAGTCGCATTGATTGCGTATATCTCGAACTTGGTATTACTTCAAGTAAATATGATTTATTATCGTGAGTTTTCTGATTTCATGTCGTTTAATGTCATGATGGGATACGACAAGGTTAATCAGGGGCTTGGTGCATCTGGATTTGCATTAAGTGATCCCCACGATATTTTCCTATGGTTAGATTTGGTGATTATCGTCGGATTAATTCTATTTAGAAAAATGCGTTTGAATGCACCCGCTGTATCAAAATTAGCCAGTTTTTCAATTACAACATTCGCGATTTTCATTGGGATGATTACGTTAATGTTAGGTGAAATGGAACGCCCACAACTTATTACACGTCAATTTGATAGTAAATTGATGGTGAAGTATTTGGGAGTTGATGGTTATACAATTTTTGATATTGGTCGTGTACGAAATGTATCTGAATTAAAAAAGACCGCCAAGAAGAGCGATATTGATAAAATCCGTGATTACATGTCGAGTGAGTACGCACCAGCGAATGCTAAATATGCCGGTGTTGCGGAAGGTAAAAATGTCTTTGTGATTCATTTGGAATCTTTCCAACAATTCTCATTGAACTTGGATGTGAATGGGCAACCAGTAACGCCGTTCTTGAACAGTATCTACAATTCAAAGGATACAATTGCATTTGATAATTTCTTCAACCAAGTGGGACAAGGGAAGACATCAGATGCCGAAAATCTATTAGAAACGTCAACCTTTGGATTACCGCAAGGATCATTGTTTGCCAACCAAGGTAGTGAGCAAACGTTCCAAGCAATGCCAGCTATTTTACGTCAAGAAGGTGGCTATTCATCAGCTGTATTCCACGGTAATACAGCTGGCTTCTGGAATCGAAATAATGTCTATAAGAATATGGGATACCAATATTTCTTTGACGCCAGTTATTTTGATACATCTGGTAATAAGGCTGCTGGATATGGATTGAAGGATAAATTACTATTTTATGATGCAGTGCCATACCTAGAACGTATGCAACAACCGTTCTATAGTAAATTTATTACGGTCACAAATCATTTCCCTTATACAAGCGATGATGTTGATAAGGACCCAACATTCCAAACAACCGATAGTGGTTCAAAGATTGTTGATGGTTATTTTGAAACCAACCGTTATTTGGACAAATCAATTGAAGAATTCTATGCCTACTTGAAGAAGTCTGGCTTATATGACAACTCAATTGTTGTGATGTACGGAGATCACTACGGTATCTCAAATTCTGAAAGTAAATATCTAGCATCATTGCTAGGTAAGAACCCAGAAGATTGGGATGCTTATGATATGATGCAACTGCAACGTGTGCCATTTATCATTAACATGCCAGGTTATGGTCAAGGACATATTGATCATACATTTGGTGGTGAAGTTGACGTGGCACCAACCTTGTTACATCTTTTGGGTGTGAAGGATACTGAAAAGTATATGCAAGTTGGTCATGATTTGTTGAGTAAGAAAAAGTCTAATATTGTGGCGATGCGTGACGGTAGCTTCATCACACCAAAGTACACTTATGTGAATGAGCGTGTGTATGTTACTGCTACGGGTGAAGAACTTGTGGATCCAGCCCCAGCTATCGAAGCTGAAATTGAAGAAGCAAAGCAAAAAGCCGCAAAGCAATTGAAGGTTTCTGATGAAATCAACCAAAAAGACTTACTGCGTTTCTACACGCCAGAAGGATTTGAACCTGTTAAGGCGAAAGATTATAACTATTCAAATGCGCTAGCTAAGCTAAAGCGTTTAGAAGATGAACGTGGAAAGCATTCAACGAGTCTTTTCTCTGAGAATAATAAGCAATTCACGCAAAAGTTATATGAAACAAATGCACCACAAAAGGATGAACCGCGCTCAGACACAACACGTTTGAAGCAAACGAATCCAGATGCAGGTGAAGCATCTGAACCTGGTTTTGATCAACCGAATCCGTAATCATTAAAACCAGTTTTCAATCTAATGATTGAGAACTGGTTTTTTGAATTAAGATGATATGATAGAGAAGACAAAAAACGTTAAGCGAGAAAGGGTGACCTTATGATGAATCAGTGGCAAGGTTTTTATAAATTACCTTGGGCAGAACGATTGGCATTGACTGCCAAAAATCGTGACTTAAATGCTGAACAGGTGGCATTGATTGAACAACATTATGATGCCGTTGGAGCGCAGTTAATTGAAAACTATCTATATAACTTTGGTGTGCCAACCGGTTTGTTGCTTGATTTACCAGTTGATGGTGAGTTAGCAGTAGTACCCATGAGTACTGAAGAACCTAGTGTGATTGCAGCTGCCAACAATGGTGCGAAGATGATGCGCGCTGGTGAGGGTGTAACCACCACGATGGAAACACGATTAGTGCGTGGGCAAATTATCATTACTGATGTGACAGACATGGATGAGTTACGAGCCTGGATTGTAGCTCATGAATCTGAATTAATGACGCAAATTAACGCAACACGTCCATCTATGGTTCGACGTGGTGGTGGGCTAAAGAAGTTAGCGCTTCAAGAGCTGGCGGATGATATTGCTGAGGTTACGTTATTTGTTGATCCTAAAGCGGCAATGGGAGCGAACGTTGTTAATTCACTGGCGGAATACACAAGCTCTATTTTCAGAGCGCAAGGTTACAATGTGTTGATGGGGATTCTTTCCAATTACGCCACAGAAAGCGTTGTACATGGAGCGGTTAAAATTCCAGTGTCGGCATTAGTAGCCAAAGACGGGACACCAGGTGCAACAATCGCCGCTAAAATTGAACAGGCAAGTCGTATTGAACAATTAACTCCTTATAGAGCTGTCACATCAAACAAAGGTATTATGAATGGAGTAGAAGCTGTTGCATTGGCTAGTGGTAATGATACCCGTGCAATCAACGCTGCCCTACATGCATATGCTAGTCGAGATGGACAATATCGTGGGTTGATTAATTGGACCGTAGAACAAGATATGTTAGTTGGTAAAACGGACTTACCAATTTTAATTGGTGTTGTGGGTGGATCAATCGGTATCGTACCAGCGGTGCAATTGAATCATGTGTTGATGGGCAACCCAACCGTTGAACGACTATCTAGTCTTTTAGCTGGTGTGGCCTTAGCGCAAAACTTAGCCGCTTTACGTGCCTTGGTCTCAACAGGGATTCAAGCAGGACATATGGCACTACAAGGAAAGTCACTTGCCTTACAAGTTGGTGCGACTCCTGAAGAAGTACCAGCTGTCGCGCTTGCATTAGAACAACAAGGTCATTTTGATGAATTGACTGCACGTGAGATTTTAGAGACATTGCGTCAATCGTAAAATTCGTATTACTATAGAGAGAACACAGTATATTAATTAAGAGGATGGAAAGAATAATGATTTTTTCAGAAGATACACAACGTTTGTTGGCACAAGCAAATGCCATCTACCCGGGATCAATCATCTTACGTGCGTCAGGTGACAACACTGGGATTATTAATAATGAACAAGTTCAAACTGAGATGCTAGGATCTCGTATGGTGTTGGAAGTCACAGACATGACTGCGCCAGATTACATTGCCACACACGAATTACTACACATGGTACTGTCATTGAATGGGTTCCCTCAAGTATTCTTCCAATTAGAAACAGAAGATGAAGCCTTAACAGAACAAATGATTGTTATGGGAACATACCTATATCAACCAGCTGCTAATATCATTGTGTATCGTGAACAAGCGAAGCATGGACTGTTGACTGAAGAAGTTGTGGCAGCATATGCCAAGGGTGTATTGGCACAACTAACTAAGGAAGATGGCACACGTGCTGAATCAGCTCTACGTTTCTTGACACTATTGGATGCCAAAATCTTCATGGCTTCAGTTGATATGGAAACAACAAAGTACACAGACAGCTTTAATGATATGTATCCAGAAGCATGGGAAGCTGCTGAAGCATTGTTCATGGAAATGAACGTCGCTCAAGTGCAAGACCCTGCAACAATGCATCATGCCATCATGGATGTGTTTGCTGGATTCGACCGTCAAATGAACGCATGGGGACTTCCTGAATTAAATGCAAAAGAATTCTGTACAGTAACACCTGTTCTTTCTGAACGCCAAATGCGTTTGAAGGTAAGCCAAGTGTTTGAAATCAAGCATGTTCCATACGTAAACCGTACAACCAAGTCAGCTGCGTTTGTTGGTTTGGGTAAAAAGGACAAGCAAAACAGCTTTGTTTTGGCCGTTCCGGTGGATGCAACACCAGAATTCTTCAAAGGAATGTACGATTTAACAGTGCAAGAACTGTTTGATCAACTACAACAACCTTTCACATTACGTGCATAAAACTAAAAATGAATATAATAAATAACCACTGACTATATAACAAATATTGTTTATTGTCGGTGGTTATTTTTATTTAAAAAACTTTGGAAAAAGCGTTGACAGTAGAGCATCTAGTCTGTAATATAGTAAAAGTTGTCAGGGGCAAGCAAGACAAGCCAACCTTAGGGGCGCAAGTCATTTGCTCAATCGCTTCTCAAAAAAGTTTCAAAAAACTTTTGAGAAAAGCGTTGACATTATCATCTTCTCGATGGTATGATAATTAAGTTGTTTCAGGGAGATGCAAATCAAACAAAAGCAACGAAGTAGATCATTGAAAACTGAATATCGTTTCGATGTAACAAATGTGTAGGTCGACCAACTATTAGTTGGTCCAAACATTTGCGAAGTCAATTCGCTAGTAAATTCGTTTAACATCTGTTAAACAACAAAAAAATTGAGTTATACTCAAACTTCAAATTGAGAGTTTGATCCTGGCTCAGGATGAACGCTGGCGGCGTGCCTAATACATGCAAGTCGAACGCACTGTGGTTCAACTGATTTGAAGAGCTTGCTCTGATATGACGATGAACATTGCAGTGAGTGGCGAACGGGTGAGTAACACGTGGGAAACCTACCTCTTAGCGGGGGATAACATCTGGAAACAGATGCTAATACCGCATAACACTAGCAACCGCATGGTTGCTACTTGAAAGATGGTTCTGCTATCACTAAGAGATGGTCCCGCGGCGCATTAGTTAGTTGGTGAGGTAATGGCTCACCAAGACGATGATGCGTAGCCGAGTTGAGAGACTGATCGGCACAATGGACTGAGACACGGCCATACTCCTACGGGAGGCAGCAGTAGGGAATCTTCCACAATGGACGAAAGTCTGATGGAGCAACGCCGCGTGTGTGATGAAGGGTTTCGGCTCGTAAAACACTGTTGTAAGAGAAGAATAGCATCAAGAGTAACTGCTTGGTGTGTGACGGTATCTTACCAGAAAGGAACGGCTAAATACGTGCCAGCAGCCGCGGTAATACGTATGTTCCAAGCGTTATCCGGATTTATTGGGCGTAAAGCGAGCGCAGACGGTTTTTTAAGTCCGAAGTGAAAGCCCACAGCTTAACTGTGGAAGTGCTTTGGAAACTGGATGACTTGAGTGCAGTAGAGGAGAGTGGAATTCCATGTGTAGCGGTGAAATGCGTAGATATATGGAGGAACACCAGTGGCGAAGGCGGCTCTCTGGACTGTAACTGACGTTGAGGCTCGAAAGTGTGGGTAGCAAACAGGATTAGATACCCTGGTAGTCCACACCGTAAACGATGAGT includes these proteins:
- a CDS encoding LTA synthase family protein is translated as MKHYSRFDWLKTRIGFVLLLVMLTWAKTQMANVLDFKLYADATFVQYLTLLLNPIPIAMLLIGASLYFKSAKIFYPVALIAYISNLVLLQVNMIYYREFSDFMSFNVMMGYDKVNQGLGASGFALSDPHDIFLWLDLVIIVGLILFRKMRLNAPAVSKLASFSITTFAIFIGMITLMLGEMERPQLITRQFDSKLMVKYLGVDGYTIFDIGRVRNVSELKKTAKKSDIDKIRDYMSSEYAPANAKYAGVAEGKNVFVIHLESFQQFSLNLDVNGQPVTPFLNSIYNSKDTIAFDNFFNQVGQGKTSDAENLLETSTFGLPQGSLFANQGSEQTFQAMPAILRQEGGYSSAVFHGNTAGFWNRNNVYKNMGYQYFFDASYFDTSGNKAAGYGLKDKLLFYDAVPYLERMQQPFYSKFITVTNHFPYTSDDVDKDPTFQTTDSGSKIVDGYFETNRYLDKSIEEFYAYLKKSGLYDNSIVVMYGDHYGISNSESKYLASLLGKNPEDWDAYDMMQLQRVPFIINMPGYGQGHIDHTFGGEVDVAPTLLHLLGVKDTEKYMQVGHDLLSKKKSNIVAMRDGSFITPKYTYVNERVYVTATGEELVDPAPAIEAEIEEAKQKAAKQLKVSDEINQKDLLRFYTPEGFEPVKAKDYNYSNALAKLKRLEDERGKHSTSLFSENNKQFTQKLYETNAPQKDEPRSDTTRLKQTNPDAGEASEPGFDQPNP
- the gyrA gene encoding DNA gyrase subunit A, with protein sequence MTENEQNISRTVNANIGEQMKSSFLDYAMSVIVARALPDVRDGMKPVHRRIMYGMNELGVMPDKPYKKSARIVGDVMGKYHPHGDSAIYESMVRMAQDFSYRYMLVDGHGNFGSIDGDSAAAMRYTEARLSKIATEMLRDINKNTVNFVDNYDGTDREPAVLPARFPNLLVNGANGIAVGMATNIPPHNLGEIISAIHLLMENPDVTTAELMEAVPGPDFPTGGIALGKSGIRKAYETGKGTVTVRSKVEIETEKSGKERIIVTELPYMVNKARLIERIAELARDKRIEGITSINDESDREGYRIAIDIRRDVSASVVLNNLYKNTLMQTNFSFNMLAVQDGRPKLLSLKDMLKAYLKHQQEVIRRRTEFELKKAEARAHILEGLRIALDHIDAIIKIIRSSTTAEIAKTQLISDYALSDKQAQAILDMRLVRLTGLERDKIEKEYQELMAEIAEFKDILSKPERIDQIIYTELLEIQEKHGDDRRTELQIGDVTSIEDEDLIEEEDVIVSLTRGGYIKRMAQSEFRAQNRGGRGVQGMGVNDDDFIDQIAGTSTHDTLLFFTNAGKVYKLKGYEIPEYGRTAKGIPVINLLGIESGETIQTMISVNDDPENSDDYLFFTTRDGVVKRTAISEFGNIRAHGLRAINLRENDELIKVMKTVDSDNILIATQGGYAVSFKMDTIRAMGRTAAGVRGINLRENDMVIGAEVLVDDAHVLVITQNGYGKKTAVSEYPIKGRGGKGIKTAQITEKNGPLAGVAVVQGGEDVVLTTNMGVMIRFNVATVSETGRATQGVRLIRLDEEATVATFTTVEPEPEEDTTVTDDSMTEQVEALVDRAMSEEADTTEA
- a CDS encoding hydroxymethylglutaryl-CoA reductase, degradative, coding for MNQWQGFYKLPWAERLALTAKNRDLNAEQVALIEQHYDAVGAQLIENYLYNFGVPTGLLLDLPVDGELAVVPMSTEEPSVIAAANNGAKMMRAGEGVTTTMETRLVRGQIIITDVTDMDELRAWIVAHESELMTQINATRPSMVRRGGGLKKLALQELADDIAEVTLFVDPKAAMGANVVNSLAEYTSSIFRAQGYNVLMGILSNYATESVVHGAVKIPVSALVAKDGTPGATIAAKIEQASRIEQLTPYRAVTSNKGIMNGVEAVALASGNDTRAINAALHAYASRDGQYRGLINWTVEQDMLVGKTDLPILIGVVGGSIGIVPAVQLNHVLMGNPTVERLSSLLAGVALAQNLAALRALVSTGIQAGHMALQGKSLALQVGATPEEVPAVALALEQQGHFDELTAREILETLRQS